A genomic window from Gloeocapsa sp. DLM2.Bin57 includes:
- a CDS encoding NUDIX hydrolase, producing MKSQLWKTLSRFVEIKSPWLTLIGEKLQDDQDQILDYWRIEKADSVIVIPILNQRLLFPISTYRPGVQQITLDFPGGRLPLGLAPSQGAVTILNKELAIQPGDIRELTPVNQEGWLVNSSFSNQQLYGFVGDILLHRIKDYAVGFLSFTLRDD from the coding sequence ATGAAATCTCAACTCTGGAAAACTCTCTCGCGTTTTGTAGAAATAAAGTCACCTTGGTTAACCTTAATAGGAGAAAAACTCCAAGATGACCAAGATCAGATATTAGATTATTGGCGTATCGAAAAAGCTGATTCAGTTATAGTAATTCCTATCCTAAATCAGCGATTATTATTCCCTATATCTACTTATCGTCCGGGTGTTCAACAAATTACCCTAGATTTTCCTGGAGGAAGATTACCTTTAGGACTAGCTCCTAGTCAAGGGGCTGTAACTATTCTTAATAAAGAATTGGCTATTCAACCTGGGGATATCAGAGAATTAACCCCTGTTAACCAAGAGGGATGGTTGGTGAATAGTTCTTTTTCTAATCAACAACTCTATGGTTTTGTGGGTGACATACTCCTACACCGAATCAAAGATTACGCTGTAGGCTTCTTGTCTTTCACCTTAAGAGATGATTGA